ATCGCGTGTTCAGAGTGGACCAGGACAATGCCTGATAGCGTCAGATGGAAGTTGCGGGCCGCGGCTTTCGCCGCGACCATGCTGAGTGCCGCTCCGGCGGAGGCCAGGCCGTGGATTTATGCTGGACCTCCAGTTGTCGTTCCACCACCAGTCGTGGTCGCGCCGCCACCTCCGCCTGTCGTGATTGCACCGCCTCCCCTCACGATCATTCGCCCCCCACCACCGGTGCCACCCTACGAAATGGTGCCATTGCCACGCCGAGGCTATGTCTGGGAGCCGGGCCGCTGGTTCTGGACTCCGCGCGGCTACATCTGGCGGAGAGGCTGGTGGCGGCGCTGGTGAACTCTGCCGTCTATGATGCCGCGAAGACCCGTTGAACTCTTGCATGCTTTCCGTGATAAAGAGCCTCGCGTAACGGAGGGGAACCTCTACCAACGCGAGCAACCACATCGCGTGCAAGTTGGGCCACGCCCAGCACGGCGCTCGGCTCACCTGGTCTCCAGGCGGCGTTTTGGGGCAGAAAAACCAAGGGGCTTACCTGCCCCGTCACGATCCGGCCCGATGGCAAAAGCAGGTGTAGCAACGCTGTGAATTATGCGGCGCTCAACTGACGATTCCGTGCTTCTGACGCCTCACCTCATTCACAAAACCCTCAGAATAATTAATAGTTATTCATCATATCACCGAATGTTCTGCTTTTGTCGTCCGCCGGATTACGCCCGGATACGCCAGAGTACGCACACGCCGACAATTGCCGACACCAGTACTATTGTCCCACCTCAGAAGTACAATGTGATCGCCTTGAAGTATTCGTTTTTTATGCCCCATGATCTGGTTCTCTCCAGACGGAAAGGGCAGGACGATGACGGACAAGGATCGCACGGCGACGACTGGGCCGATCGCGCCGGCCAATGATAACAACCCATCGGGAACCTCATCCGATCCGGCGATGAAAGCGCGGATGGACGAACTGGTATTCATCCTCGCCAGGATGTTGGGACGCCAGATCGCCCGCGAGGAATTCGAACGGCGGCTGGGTGAGATTGACACCGCCAACGACAACGATCCGTCGGGCCGCAGTACGGCAAGTCGGGAGGAACCGGATGAATGATGCCCGTCCTATCCATGGGACCATTTCAGGGAGGCCGGTATCACCCACTTTTGCGCTTCCTCCATTCGCACAAATGTATTACGTTTGTCATGCAATCAGGAGGAAGCCATGTCCGCCGTGACGTTCCGTGTCGATGACGCCCTCAAATCCGCCGCTGTCGCCAAACTCTCCGCGCACGGCCTGTCTCTCTCCGACGTCCTGCGCGATACCCTGGCCTATATCGCCGAGACCGGCCAGCCACCGGTCAAGCGGCGGCTTGTGACCGACGAAGATGCAAGGCTGATCGAAATCGTCCGAGAACGCCTCGCCGATCCCGCCCCCCGCCACCGCATGACGCTGGCGGAACTCAAGGCGCGCCATCCGGATGACTGAATACGCGATCGAATTCGATGATCGCGCACTTCGGGAATGGGACGGGCTTGACGGCAGCATTCGCAGGAAGTTCGAGAAAAAGCTCGAAAAACTGGTTCTGAACCCGCATTCTCCCGGTAACGAACTGCACGGCGATCTCGCGGGATTCTACAAGATCAAGCTGCGGCAGGACGGCTATCGCCTTGTCTATCAGGTCGTGGAACAGCGGATCGTCATCTTCGTCATCGCGGTCGGACGCCGCGAGGACAACGAAATCTACACGGCGGCAACCGGGCGCATCCCGGAGACGCCAGCCGATCGGACACGTCAGCCCAGCAGCAGAAGCCGCAAGAGGTAAACCTTACAAAACCACCTGTCGGGAGATTCACCATGACCCGCGTTGCTCTCTATGCCCGCTATTCCTCGGACAACCAGCGGGCGGCTTCGATCGAGGACCAGTTCCGCCTCTGTGAAGAACGCGCCGCGCGCGAGGGCTGGCAGGTGGTGGAGTATTACCGCGACGCGGCGATCTCCGGGGCCAGCATGATCCTGCGTCCCTGCATCCAGACCCTGCTGCGCGACGCCCAGGCCGCGCAGTTCGACGTCGTGCTGGCCGAAGCCCTGGACCGCGTGTCCCGCGACCAGGCCGACGTCGCTACCCTGTTCAAGCGTCTCCAGTTCGCGGGCGTTACCATCGTCACCCTGGCCGAGGGCGAGATCAGCGAGCTTCACGTCGGCCTCAAGGGCACCATGAACGCCCTGTTCCTCAAGGATCTGGCGATGAAGACTCATCGCGGCCTGCGCGGCCGGGTCGAGGCGGGCAAGTCCGGCGGCGGCCTGTGCTACGGCTATCGCGTCGTCCGGCAGTTCGACGCAAAGGGCGAACAGATCCGGGGCGAGCGCGAGATCGATCCCGCGCAGGCGGAGATCGTCCGCCGCATCTTCCGTGAGTTCGCGTCGGGGCGCAGCGCGCTTGCTATCGCCAGCCGCCTGAACGACGAAGGCGTCCCCAGCCCCACGGGCGGTAAGTGGAACAACACCACCCTGCGGGGCAACGCCCTGCGCGGCTGTGTCCCGAGGTGTGGTGTAGGAGCACCGTTCCTCGAAGGGTTCGAGGTTATCAGGCGGCCACGGCGGGCAGGCTGATTGTGGGATTATGGCTGATGGCGGCCAGTCCTTCCAGCGTCATGTAATACCAACTCCGGTCCGCCCTGACTCATATGTGATTGCCTGACGGTATCGTTCTGGAACGAGCTGTGATTCACAGGATGCCGAACCGGGCGGGAGGCATCCGAATGGGCGGGGCGTTAGCGTTGCGTGAGGATTATGATGCGGCGGGACTGCGTGCTCTGGCGCGGACAACGAGGCATGCGGGCCAGGCGCGTCGGCTTATAGCGCTGGCGGCGATCTACGATGGTGCGTCACGCGGAGACGCGGCACGACTGGCTGGGACGGATCGGCAGATTGTGCGAAAAGGGTTGGTGCGTTTCAGCTCGTAGGGCCATCGTCCGTCTTCCCGATGCCCTGGGGCAACCTGCATCGTTCATCTGCTGCGTCATTCGCTGGATTTCGTCGCCTGGAAAGACCGTAAATCCGTGGCTACGGCATTGAAGGATATCTACCGGGCAGTGGACGCCGAGGCCGGCAAAGCTGCCCTGGCCGCCTTTGCCGAAAGCGCCTGGGGCCGGAAATACGTGGCGATCGTCCAGTCCTGGGAGCGGGCCTGGGAGGAGGTCATTCCGTTCTATGCCTTTCCCGCCGAAGTCCGAAAATTGATCTACACCACCAATGCCATAGAGGCGCTGAACGCCAAACTGAGGCGGGCCGTCCGGGCCAGGGGGCATTTCCCCAATGACGACGCGGCCCTCAAGCTTCTCTTCCTGGCCTTGAACCGGGCCGAGAAAGAATGGACTATGCCGCCAAGGGAATGGTCCATGGCAAAGGCACAGTTCGCCATTCTCTTCGGTGACCGCTTCGCCCGCGCCACCGTCTGATCACAACTTGTGAACAACGCATCGCACACGAAATTCCTGACAGTCCCCTTCGATCACGCGTTGCAGATCGACCCGGCGCCAGCGCACCACGCCATCACGCTGCCGATCCGGGCCTGCCTCGACCAGGGCCTTCAATTCGGTCTGCTGTGCGACACTCAGACGGCAGGCCGGCCCTGCGTGCAGATGATCGCGCAGGCCATCCGGCCCTTCAGCATTGAAGCGGTGAACCCAGTCCCGCAGCGTCTGGCGGTCCATGCCGCCTACGCGGGCCGCATCGGTGCGGCTGGCCCCGTCACGGATCGCCGCCAGGGCCAGAAGCCGGCGCGCAGCGTTCGCCTGCCGGCTGCGCGCCGCAAGTCGCCTCAGCTCAGAGGCCGAATAGTCATCCCGTAGCTTCACCGCTCTCGTCATCTGCCAGATCCTCCCAAAATCAAGAGAATCAGAGCCGGCGCCGTTCGTCACTTCACACACGAGTCAGTGGCTACGGCCTTTGGTATAAGGTCTGTCCATTGGAGACAGGCGATGAAGAAAGCGCGTTTCACCCGGGATCAGATCATCGGGATCCTGAAGGAGCATCAGGCGGGTGCCACGGCTGCGGATCTGTGCCGCAGGCACGGGATCAGCGATGCGACCTTCTACACGTGGCGGTCGAAATATGGCGGGATGGAAGTGTCGGAAGCGCGGCGGCTCAAGGCTCTTGAAGAGGAGAACGCGAAGCTGAAGCGGCTCCTGGCGGAGAGCGTGATGGACGTCTCGACGCTGAAGGAACTGCTGGCAAAAAACTCGTGACGCCCGGTTTGCGGCGGGACGCCGTGACCTGGGCGATGACCGAACGGGATTACTCGCAGCGGCGGGCTTGTCGGCTCATTGGTATGGACCCGAAGACGTGGCGCTATACGTCACGCCGCCCGGATGAAGCCGAGGCGCGTGGCCGGCTGCGGGAACTGGCGGGAGAGCGGCGCCGGTTCGGCTATCGGCGCCTGCACATCCTCCTGGAGCGCGAGGGAGTAACCATGAACCACAAGAAGCTGTTTCGGCTGTATCGCGAGGAAGGACTGTCGGTCCGCAAGCGTGGTGGCCGGAAACGGGCGCTGGGCACGCGCTCGCCAATGGTACTGCCCGACGGGCCGAACCAGCGCTGGAGCC
This genomic stretch from Gluconacetobacter diazotrophicus PA1 5 harbors:
- a CDS encoding type II toxin-antitoxin system RelE family toxin — translated: MTEYAIEFDDRALREWDGLDGSIRRKFEKKLEKLVLNPHSPGNELHGDLAGFYKIKLRQDGYRLVYQVVEQRIVIFVIAVGRREDNEIYTAATGRIPETPADRTRQPSSRSRKR
- a CDS encoding YXWGXW repeat-containing protein; protein product: MVPLPRRGYVWEPGRWFWTPRGYIWRRGWWRRW
- a CDS encoding IS3 family transposase (programmed frameshift), whose product is MKKARFTRDQIIGILKEHQAGATAADLCRRHGISDATFYTWRSKYGGMEVSEARRLKALEEENAKLKRLLAESVMDVSTLKELLGKKLVTPGLRRDAVTWAMTERDYSQRRACRLIGMDPKTWRYTSRRPDEAEARGRLRELAGERRRFGYRRLHILLEREGVTMNHKKLFRLYREEGLSVRKRGGRKRALGTRSPMVLPDGPNQRWSLDFVSDALNNGRRFRVLTVVDDYTRECLGLVADTSLSGERLGRELDRIAESRGFPMMIVSDNGTEMTSNAILAWQEKRSVLWHYIAPGKPQQNGFVESFNGRFRDECLNEHLFRNLGHARSVIGAWRADYNAVRPHTSLNGMTPEAFAQHATKAYNNPQALTEI
- a CDS encoding type II toxin-antitoxin system RelB/DinJ family antitoxin, whose translation is MSAVTFRVDDALKSAAVAKLSAHGLSLSDVLRDTLAYIAETGQPPVKRRLVTDEDARLIEIVRERLADPAPRHRMTLAELKARHPDD